One Bacteroidota bacterium genomic window carries:
- a CDS encoding DNA/RNA non-specific endonuclease: MKKIFLLGISAIFSHFLLAQTAGLMLPAPQEREQLIHHNGFSMSYSSAYVFSSWVAYNVTQSEVDEAAKVNPKYVPDPAVQTRSAEKKDYKDSGYEFAQLCNYLDVMHLEGATAQSFYMSNIVPMKFAFYTHMWLKTEDLIRMWLGDKQVFHIVAGPIAKDAPFTTLGENKVAVPKNYYKVVYDPQSQQAIAFKFKNGVSSGSLKSYTLSVDKLEEETGIDFFPELEDELENKIESTVNYDFWDFELEKELK, encoded by the coding sequence ATGAAAAAAATCTTTCTCCTTGGAATTAGTGCAATTTTCAGTCATTTTTTGCTTGCCCAGACAGCAGGTTTAATGCTTCCTGCCCCTCAGGAGCGAGAACAGCTCATCCATCACAATGGTTTTTCTATGTCTTATAGTTCGGCTTATGTATTCAGCTCTTGGGTGGCTTACAATGTTACTCAATCCGAGGTAGATGAAGCTGCAAAGGTAAATCCTAAATATGTTCCGGATCCGGCCGTTCAGACACGCTCTGCCGAAAAAAAAGATTATAAAGACAGTGGCTATGAATTTGCCCAACTGTGCAATTACCTCGACGTAATGCACCTCGAAGGGGCCACGGCACAAAGCTTTTACATGAGCAACATTGTTCCCATGAAGTTTGCCTTCTATACACATATGTGGTTAAAAACCGAAGACCTGATTCGCATGTGGCTTGGCGACAAGCAGGTATTTCATATTGTAGCAGGCCCCATTGCCAAAGATGCTCCATTTACCACACTGGGAGAGAATAAAGTAGCTGTACCTAAGAATTATTATAAAGTGGTGTATGACCCACAAAGTCAGCAGGCCATTGCCTTCAAATTTAAGAACGGGGTTTCGTCGGGTTCGTTGAAATCGTACACCCTTAGCGTGGATAAGCTGGAAGAAGAAACAGGCATTGACTTTTTTCCTGAGTTGGAAGATGAACTGGAAAACAAAATAGAATCGACGGTGAATTATGATTTCTGGGATTTTGAACTCGAAAAAGAGTTAAAATAA
- a CDS encoding metallophosphoesterase — MHGGSLKFVFIILFILLLIDLYAFRGLRFFTSGWSTTAKIIVNISYWLIPVFIVLMTIIIIQKMPELSSGKLYYRTFYTFMGVMVLFYVPKLIFSVFELGNDLSNMVVFIVNKIKPGDSFANLQVFRYSGAVLAGLVFFFTFFGIVHGRYHYKVNKLLVESSRIPKAFEGFRIVQISDWHIGSFYGKPHRVQEAVDRINALKPDLILFTGDLVNNVAGEAEEFIEQLSQLHAPYGIYSILGNHDYGDYVRWPSPEAAEKNLEELKEIHKKINFKLLNNTSVFLEKEKERINLIGIENWGLPPFPQYGNLAEAMQGIDTNAYKILLSHDPSHWDAEVINQTDIDLTLAGHTHGMQFGIDLGGWKWSMVKFKYPRWSGMYKHKEQLLYVNVGIGYIGFPGRVGIRPEIAVIELKNK, encoded by the coding sequence ATGCACGGAGGATCGCTCAAATTTGTTTTCATCATTTTATTTATACTCTTGTTAATTGACCTCTACGCTTTCAGAGGACTCCGGTTTTTTACCTCTGGATGGAGTACCACCGCTAAAATTATTGTCAATATTTCGTATTGGTTGATCCCTGTATTTATTGTGTTGATGACAATCATTATTATACAGAAAATGCCGGAATTGAGTTCGGGTAAACTCTATTACCGAACCTTCTATACCTTCATGGGAGTAATGGTTTTGTTTTATGTGCCCAAGCTTATTTTTTCAGTATTTGAATTAGGTAACGACCTTTCGAACATGGTTGTTTTTATAGTGAACAAGATAAAACCCGGCGATTCATTTGCAAACTTGCAAGTGTTTAGGTATTCAGGTGCGGTATTGGCAGGTCTGGTTTTTTTCTTTACTTTTTTTGGCATTGTGCATGGTCGCTATCATTACAAGGTAAATAAACTGCTTGTTGAAAGCAGCCGCATTCCAAAAGCATTTGAAGGGTTTAGAATCGTACAAATTTCCGATTGGCATATTGGAAGCTTTTATGGAAAACCTCACCGTGTTCAGGAGGCTGTAGACCGCATCAATGCGCTTAAACCCGATTTGATCCTTTTTACCGGCGATTTGGTTAACAATGTGGCCGGAGAAGCTGAAGAATTCATTGAACAGTTATCGCAACTTCATGCACCTTATGGGATTTACTCCATTCTGGGAAACCACGATTATGGCGATTATGTGCGTTGGCCAAGTCCCGAAGCAGCCGAGAAGAACCTCGAAGAGCTGAAAGAAATTCATAAAAAAATAAATTTTAAATTGCTCAACAATACCTCTGTTTTTCTTGAAAAAGAAAAGGAAAGAATAAACCTTATTGGTATAGAAAACTGGGGATTGCCTCCTTTTCCGCAATATGGAAATCTTGCAGAAGCAATGCAGGGAATCGATACAAATGCTTATAAAATATTGCTTTCACACGATCCCTCTCATTGGGATGCTGAGGTGATAAACCAAACCGATATCGATCTTACACTTGCAGGTCATACGCATGGCATGCAATTCGGCATAGACTTAGGGGGGTGGAAGTGGAGCATGGTAAAATTTAAGTACCCTCGCTGGAGCGGAATGTACAAGCATAAGGAGCAGCTTTTGTATGTGAATGTAGGGATAGGTTACATAGGCTTTCCTGGCAGGGTGGGTATTCGACCAGAAATTGCAGTAATAGAGTTAAAGAATAAGTAA